A genome region from Salvia splendens isolate huo1 chromosome 19, SspV2, whole genome shotgun sequence includes the following:
- the LOC121778106 gene encoding receptor-like protein 35 isoform X7, translated as MQKYFEDIEPIVCITDDALFLFFSCDIPRQIGNLSSLLGLDLASNKLAGNIPYSLFDLSSLEFMHLSRNNLSGSIPTNLDNLRNLQTLDLTMDNLTGHIPRQIGNLTSLLKLELSGNRLAGVIPKEIGHLTSLTRLSLDFNRLTGVIPKEIGHLTSLTQLSLNFNRLTGVIPKEIGHLTSLTRLSLDFNRLTGNIPSSIFNVSSLESIYLNGNSISGSIPTNLDNLLNLQELSLGGNNLTGSIPNQVGNLTKLGTLNLANNKLKGEIPTSITNASHLMDIYLGSNSFSGLIPDFGNLRYLLFLGLSDNNLTGVKSPNQELEFLSGLANCLILFSLDISNNPMINGILPASIGNLPKSLSTFAASNCSIRGIIPPEIGNLRNLQVLDLSKNQLIGFIPTTFPVVCKLKSLSLNGNKLAGSLPQSLSNCRRLQILDIGNNNIQDTFPVWTGNLTGLRVLILRSNNFSGTISSHTSNASLPFPKLQVFDISHNAFIGNLPQEYLRNFKGLIDVQEIHPGEYGFPNLIPITIPIEAYGYSSTLTVKGSDLEYKGILITLTAIDMSSNRFSGSIPSSLGNLNYLIYLNLSHNCLTGGIPASLGNITELESLDLSSNRLEGEIPTELTKLKFLSAINLSMNNLSGMIPQSSGQFPTFENTSYVGNSGLCGFPLSRKCEEPLPSVMLEEGDQDYGILEGFCWQAVVSGYGCGFVIGGIVGCLIFGYGRPKWLVEWIYKFYRIKIKMRSRRG; from the exons ATGCAGAAATATTTTGAAGATATTGAGCCTATTGTTTGCATCACCGATGACGCattgtttctttttttctcaT GTGACATACCAAGACAAATCGGGAACCTCTCATCACTATTAGGGTTGGATCTTGCTTCTAATAAGTTGGCAG GAAATATTCCGTATTCTCTCTTCGACCTTTCCTCATTGGAATTCATGCACCTCTCCCGCAATAATCTATCTGGAAGCATACCCACAAATTTGGACAATTTACGAAACCTCCAAACACTGGATCTTACCATGGATAACTTAACAG gacACATACCAAGACAAATCGGGAACCTCACTTCACTACTAAAGCTGGAACTTAGTGGAAATCGGTTGGCTG GTGTCATACCGAAGGAGATTGGACATCTTACATCATTAACTCGTCTGTCCCTAGACTTTAATAGATTGACAG GTGTCATTCCGAAGGAGATTGGACATCTTACATCATTAACTCAATTGTCCCTAAACTTTAATAGATTGACAG GTGTCATACCGAAGGAGATTGGACATCTTACATCATTAACTCGTCTGTCCCTAGACTTTAATAGATTGACAG GAAATATTCCTTCTTCTATCTTCAACGTTTCCTCGTTGGAATCCATATACCTCAATGGCAATTCTATATCTGGAAGTATACCCACAAATTTGGACAATTTACTCAACCTCCAAGAATTGTCACTCGGCGGCAACAACTTAACTG GTTCCATACCCAACCAAGTTGGTAATCTCACTAAGCTAGGAACACTGAATTTGGCAAACAATAAGTTGAAAG GCGAAATTCCAACCTCTATCACCAATGCTTCTCATCTTATGGATATATACTTGGGCAGCAATTCATTCTCTGGCCTTATCCCCGACTTCGGTAACCTAAGATATCTGCTATTCCTTGGTCTAAGTGACAATAATCTGACTGGGGTTAAATCACCAAATCAAGAATTGGAGTTTCTCTCTGGTTTAGCAAACTGCTTAATTTTATTTAGCTTGGATATTAGTAACAATCCAATGATAAACGGTATCCTTCCAGCTTCCATTGGGAACTTGCCTAAATCTCTTTCCACCTTTGCAGCATCTAACTGCAGCATCAGAGGTATAATTCCTCCTGAAATTGGAAATTTGAGGAATTTGCAGGTTTTGGATTTGTCCAAAAATCAACTCATAGGATTCATCCCAACTACATTTCCAGTGGTTTGTAAGCTTAAGTCACTCAGCTTGAATGGTAATAAGTTGGCAGGATCATTACCCCAATCCCTTTCAAATTGTCGAAGACTGCAGATTCTTGATATTGGAAATAACAATATACAAGACACCTTTCCAGTTTGGACCGGAAATCTCACTGGTCTGCGCGTCCTGATATTGAGATCCAACAACTTTAGTGGTACCATTTCTTCTCACACTTCCAATGCTAGTCTTCCATTCCCCAAGTTGCAAGTTTTTGATATATCCCATAATGCATTCATTGGCAATCTGCCCCAAGAATATCTGAGGAATTTCAAAGGGTTGATTGATGTACAAGAGATTCATCCAGGAGAATATGGGTTTCCGAATCTGATTCCGATTACAATTCCGATAGAAGCTTATGGGTATTCATCTACATTAACAGTGAAAGGTTCCGATCTAGAATATAAGGGAATTTTGATAACCTTGACAGCAATTGACATGTCATCCAACAGATTCTCAGGCAGTATCCCAAGTTCCTTAGGAAATTTGAATTACTTGATATACTTGAATCTATCTCACAATTGCCTCACAGGAGGTATACCTGCATCTCTTGGAAACATTACAGAACTCGAGTCGTTGGACCTGTCTTCAAATCGATTGGAAGGGGAAATTCCAACAGAGCTAACAAAGCTCAAATTTCTTTCGGCGATAAACCTGTCCATGAATAATCTTTCAGGGATGATACCTCAATCCAGTGGCCAGTTTCCCACATTTGAAAATACATCATATGTTGGGAATTCTGGACTATGTGGATTTCCTTTATCACGGAAATGCGAAGAGCCTTTGCCCTCAGTGATGTTGGAAGAAGGTGATCAAGATTATGGTATTCTAGAGGGATTCTGTTGGCAGGCGGTTGTTTCTGGTTATGGATGTGGATTTGTAATTGGTGGTATTGTGGGTTGTCTGATTTTTGGGTATGGAAGGCCTAAATGGTTGGTGGAATGGATCTACAAATTTTACAGGATTAAGATAAAGATGAGAAGTCGAAGAGGATAA